A region of Procambarus clarkii isolate CNS0578487 chromosome 22, FALCON_Pclarkii_2.0, whole genome shotgun sequence DNA encodes the following proteins:
- the LOC123757929 gene encoding COMM domain-containing protein 3, with protein MDLSLSISSALRLLGDASKTQHVTFQEVLHKVAQDLKFESKSNTITPEAHVIDGGVVTHCHAALSTLFVESVRGGHNTSVLTSTLEDLNWPPERITEALRELESCRHLIHSRLASLGTYPPHIVDVDWKLYYQVRSSAGQEGGGAMYLVTLHTEESEGKRGKVTFSCSLAQLTHLVTRLRQATRCIQKYANSS; from the exons ATGGATTTATCTTTGAGCATTTCTTCTGCCTTGCGATTGCTTGGTGACGCCTCCAAAACACAACATGTCACCTTCCAAGAGGTCCTTCATAAAGTGGCCCAAGACCTGAAATTTGAGAGCAAATCGAACACCATAACACCTGAGGCTCATGTTATCGACGGTG GTGTGGTAACCCACTGTCATGCTGCTCTGTCAACCCTGTTTGTGGAATCTGTGCGAGGAGGTCACAATACATCAGTTCTGACCTCGACTCTGGAGGATTTGAATTGGCCACCTG AACGTATAACTGAAGCACTTCGAGAACTTGAATCATGCCGTCATCTGATTCACTCAAGACTTGCTTCTCTTGGAACATATCCTCCACACATTGTTGATGTCGATTGGAAGTTGTACTACCAAGTTAGA AGTAGTGctggtcaggaaggtggtggagCTATGTATTTGGTAACACTTCACACCGAAGAGTCCGAGGGCAAACGAGGAAAAGTTACATTTTCATGTTCGCTGGCCCAGCTTACTCACCTTGTCACGCGCCTCAGGCAAGCCACTCGCTGCATTCAGAAATATGCAAACAGTAGCTGA